A part of Rhinolophus ferrumequinum isolate MPI-CBG mRhiFer1 chromosome 11, mRhiFer1_v1.p, whole genome shotgun sequence genomic DNA contains:
- the LOC117030637 gene encoding olfactory receptor 51I2-like: MRPSQAYVNLSFFQPPAFLMIGIPGLEAIHGWIAIPFSSMYTVALTGNCLILLAVKKTPRLHQPMYYFLSMLALTDVGLTLSTMPTTLAVLWFDHRLIGFNACLVQMFFLHSFSVVESSVLLAMSFDRFVAISNPLRYVAVLTNNVIIRIGLAIVVRATVSLFPVPFLLKRLNFCPGKILLSHSFCFHADVMKQACADITVNILYGLYVVLSTVGVDSLLIVLSYTLILHTVMGLASPMERVRALNTCISHILAVLVFYIPVIGVSMIHRFGRHLPHIVHCLIAYVYLVVPPVLNPIIYSVKSKPIREAMLRVLKGKR; the protein is encoded by the coding sequence ATGCGCCCTTCCCAGGCCTATGTCAACCTCTCCTTCTTCCAGCCGCCTGCTTTCCTGATGATCGGCATCCCAGGGCTGGAGGCCATTCATGGCTGGATTGCCATTCCTTTCTCCTCCATGTACACTGTGGCTCTCACTGGAAACTGCCTGATCCTCCTGGCTGTGAAGAAGACTCCCAGACTGCACCAGCCCATGTACTACTTCCTGTCCATGCTGGCCCTCACAGATGTGGGCCTCACCTTGTCCACCATGCCCACCACCCTAGCTGTGCTCTGGTTTGACCATCGTCTCATTGGCTTCAATGCCTGCCTGGTCCAGATGTTCTTCCTCCACTCTTTCTCTGTGGTGGAGTCCTCAGTGCTCCTGGCCATGTCATTTGACCGCTTTGTGGCCATCTCCAACCCCCTGCGCTATGTAGCTGTCCTCACAAATAATGTCATCATCAGGATTGGTCTGGCCATTGTGGTTAGAGCCACTGTGTCCCTCTTCCCAGTACCCTTCTTACTGAAGCGACTGAACTTTTGCCCTGGCAAGATCCTCCTGTCCCATTCATTCTGTTTCCATGCAGATGTCATGAAACAAGCCTGTGCTGACATTACTGTCAACATCCTTTATGGGCTGTATGTAGTTCTGTCCACAGTGGGTGTAGACTCCTTGCTTATTGTCCTATCTTATACTCTCATTCTTCACACAGTGATGGGCCTAGCCTCTCCCATGGAGCGCGTCCGGGCTCTCAACACTTGTATTTCTCATATCTTGGCTGTTCTGGTTTTCTACATCCCAGTCATAGGTGTGTCTATGATCCACCGTTTTGGAAGGCACCTACCTCACATTGTACATTGTCTTATTGCCTACGTGTACCTGGTAGTGCCCCCTGTACTGAATCCCATCATCTACAGTGTAAAATCCAAGCCCATCAGGGAGGCCATGCTCAGAGTGCTGAAGGGGAAGAGGTAA